Proteins encoded by one window of Pseudanabaenaceae cyanobacterium SKYG29:
- a CDS encoding glycosyltransferase, with amino-acid sequence MKLNRSLDVYVFWAGVVLTTIVVLSSLDYSWLVLAVVNLWQWGNLYFRPYSATLQALLLPALVWFAFTFVLKEIFPRANAFSKVVVCTISAVLGLRYLLWRLFVTLNLDDWLSATVSLALFVAESVSVLNSVFFYIHNIFSLDRSAEADRWSEAVLTGRYLPTVDVLIPTYNEDAEILRRTVIGCQAMDYPRKKIYLLDDKRRSEIRELARELGCEYRDRPDNRHAKAGNINHALPTIDGELVVIFDADFVPSRNFLQRTVGFFQDPYTALVQTPQNFFNEDPITVNLGLEGIVNNEQTLFFRHIQPSRDFWGAVVCCGTCFVVRRSVLDEIGGIPTGTVTEDYYLSLRLQARGYRVKYLNEALSAGLAAETIGSFVSQRMRWGQGTLQLLFSDVNFLSVPNLSWMQRFSHGLGVLYWFLSIPRVMFLFAPLSYLLFDIAPLRATIDQLIFFYLPYYIGGVMCFSWLTENRRSAFWSDVYETLLCLPLSITILQTLISPHNKPFKVTPKGVVDPDRIRVNWILVRPLLGILLLSILGVVRHAVGWTNVANNVDSMAVNIFWVTYNSLLLLICIMAAIDVPQRRHTRFPAEEPCQLRVGEQVFEGVTIDLSEGGALLSLWQYPYCFSLRGSLRFVHPSPLAGLAIPVEVMPRQCHPEEARVGVKFLDMDLAGWRLLIPYLYCRPYQWQEVTASEWQTFWSMVVSVFRLYPFFCVRGYCVKQN; translated from the coding sequence GTGAAACTAAACCGCTCTCTGGATGTTTATGTTTTCTGGGCAGGAGTGGTACTCACAACGATCGTTGTGCTTTCTAGCCTGGACTATAGTTGGTTAGTTCTGGCAGTAGTCAATTTGTGGCAGTGGGGTAATCTGTACTTTCGTCCCTACAGCGCTACTCTCCAAGCTCTCTTGTTACCAGCCCTGGTGTGGTTTGCCTTTACGTTTGTACTTAAAGAAATATTCCCGCGGGCTAACGCTTTTAGCAAAGTGGTGGTTTGTACTATCAGTGCTGTTTTGGGTCTGAGGTATCTCCTATGGCGATTGTTTGTCACTCTTAATCTAGATGACTGGTTAAGTGCCACAGTTTCCCTTGCCTTGTTTGTAGCTGAATCGGTGTCTGTCCTCAACTCCGTCTTTTTTTACATTCACAATATCTTTTCTCTCGATCGTTCTGCTGAAGCCGATCGCTGGAGTGAGGCAGTCCTGACGGGTAGATATTTGCCGACGGTAGATGTATTGATTCCCACCTACAACGAGGATGCGGAGATTTTGCGACGTACGGTGATTGGTTGTCAGGCTATGGATTATCCCCGCAAAAAAATATACCTCCTAGATGACAAACGCCGTTCGGAAATTAGAGAATTGGCTAGGGAATTGGGCTGTGAATACCGCGATCGTCCTGACAACCGTCATGCCAAGGCAGGGAATATTAACCATGCTCTGCCCACTATTGATGGGGAATTGGTGGTTATTTTTGATGCTGATTTTGTCCCCTCCCGCAATTTTTTGCAAAGAACCGTGGGCTTTTTCCAAGACCCCTACACTGCTTTGGTGCAAACTCCCCAGAATTTCTTCAATGAAGACCCCATCACTGTCAACTTGGGGTTGGAGGGTATAGTCAACAATGAGCAGACCCTGTTTTTCCGCCATATTCAACCCAGTAGAGATTTTTGGGGCGCAGTAGTTTGTTGTGGTACTTGTTTTGTGGTGCGTCGTTCTGTCCTGGATGAAATCGGCGGTATTCCCACAGGTACTGTGACAGAGGATTATTACCTCAGTCTCAGGTTGCAAGCGCGGGGCTATCGAGTGAAATACCTCAATGAAGCCCTCTCAGCAGGTTTGGCAGCAGAAACGATCGGGTCTTTTGTCAGCCAGAGAATGCGGTGGGGACAGGGGACACTGCAACTACTGTTTTCTGATGTCAATTTCCTCTCTGTACCCAATCTAAGTTGGATGCAACGTTTTTCCCATGGGTTAGGCGTACTGTATTGGTTTTTGTCCATTCCAAGGGTGATGTTTCTGTTTGCTCCTCTGTCCTACCTGCTTTTTGATATTGCCCCCCTAAGAGCTACGATTGACCAGCTCATCTTTTTCTATTTGCCCTACTATATTGGGGGGGTAATGTGCTTTTCCTGGCTGACAGAAAATCGCCGTTCTGCCTTTTGGTCTGATGTCTATGAAACTCTTCTGTGTCTGCCCTTGAGTATTACGATTTTACAAACTCTCATCAGCCCCCACAATAAGCCCTTCAAAGTGACTCCCAAGGGTGTTGTTGACCCCGATCGCATTAGGGTTAACTGGATTTTAGTACGCCCCTTGCTGGGGATATTACTCCTCTCTATTCTGGGTGTAGTGCGCCATGCTGTGGGCTGGACGAACGTAGCTAATAACGTGGATAGTATGGCAGTTAATATCTTTTGGGTAACTTACAACTCGTTGCTTCTCCTAATTTGCATCATGGCAGCGATCGATGTACCCCAGCGCCGCCACACGCGGTTTCCTGCCGAAGAACCTTGCCAGTTACGGGTAGGGGAGCAGGTGTTTGAGGGTGTCACGATTGATTTATCGGAGGGAGGAGCGCTCCTGTCCCTCTGGCAGTACCCCTATTGTTTTTCCCTGCGGGGGAGTTTACGTTTTGTTCACCCCAGTCCCTTGGCAGGTTTAGCTATTCCCGTAGAAGTGATGCCGCGGCAGTGTCATCCGGAGGAGGCAAG
- a CDS encoding HlyD family efflux transporter periplasmic adaptor subunit, giving the protein MSTIISPPTEKLVLPAKFVRRAGLFRWFRLLWGLGLLGLGAYLAWYRFGRVVSRVGYVNAPIIHIHAPMEGVLQLESVQPGQFLPQGTGIGKITNARNPQLEIDLQKIRTELQVSKQKLENLEGQLAQRQQLYQYLVMKAEQQSQLDLNFFRANLERSRRELRSAQAQLALAEKEFKRFTDLAAAGVVPPQRADQALAELHVAQEAVASRQAEMEKNRVALAATEAGLQIDSARTFSFPAIRLLELEREITDLQKEKQTIKTQILQLAAEIKTATKQLQLAQTEEIKTPVDSVVWSVHMKTGTLGTHVGAGTPLLQLVNCADVWVSALVAERASPRLRVGQLARIRFLDGTDRVLRGRVRAIRGGPGRVRVGMDVAVPTPELVRNEVEVQFELVGTERKSLQSGHFCGVGQSVEVEFLAKEQQ; this is encoded by the coding sequence ATGAGCACAATTATTTCTCCACCGACAGAAAAACTTGTCTTGCCCGCGAAATTTGTGCGAAGGGCCGGTTTATTCCGTTGGTTTAGGCTATTGTGGGGGTTAGGTTTACTTGGTCTAGGAGCTTATCTAGCATGGTATCGTTTCGGGCGGGTAGTTAGTCGGGTAGGCTATGTTAACGCGCCGATCATTCACATCCACGCTCCTATGGAGGGAGTACTGCAGCTGGAGTCAGTACAACCTGGACAGTTCTTACCACAGGGGACAGGAATTGGTAAGATAACCAACGCAAGAAATCCACAGCTAGAAATTGATTTGCAAAAAATACGTACTGAGTTGCAAGTATCTAAGCAAAAGTTGGAGAACCTGGAGGGGCAGTTAGCCCAGCGGCAACAGCTCTATCAGTACCTAGTTATGAAGGCGGAGCAGCAGTCCCAGCTAGACCTAAATTTTTTTCGCGCCAATTTGGAACGTAGTCGAAGGGAATTGCGGTCAGCCCAGGCACAATTGGCGTTGGCGGAGAAGGAGTTTAAGCGCTTCACAGACTTGGCAGCAGCGGGTGTAGTGCCCCCCCAAAGGGCGGATCAGGCTCTTGCAGAGTTGCATGTAGCGCAAGAAGCTGTGGCTAGTCGCCAGGCGGAAATGGAGAAAAATCGGGTGGCTTTGGCGGCAACAGAAGCAGGGTTGCAGATAGACAGTGCCCGCACATTTAGTTTTCCTGCCATACGGCTGCTGGAGTTGGAGCGAGAGATAACCGATTTGCAAAAAGAAAAACAAACGATTAAAACTCAGATTCTGCAGCTGGCAGCAGAAATCAAAACAGCGACGAAACAATTACAACTCGCTCAGACAGAAGAGATAAAAACCCCTGTAGACAGTGTAGTGTGGTCTGTCCATATGAAGACGGGCACTCTGGGTACCCATGTGGGGGCAGGTACTCCCTTGTTACAGCTGGTTAATTGTGCAGATGTGTGGGTATCGGCTTTGGTGGCAGAAAGGGCTAGTCCTCGACTGAGGGTAGGACAGTTGGCGCGTATCCGCTTTCTGGACGGAACAGACAGGGTTCTCAGAGGGCGAGTACGGGCAATTCGGGGCGGTCCTGGGCGAGTAAGAGTAGGTATGGATGTAGCAGTTCCTACCCCTGAGCTGGTCAGAAATGAGGTGGAAGTGCAGTTCGAGCTAGTGGGGACAGAGCGCAAAAGTCTCCAATCTGGTCATTTCTGTGGTGTGGGTCAGAGTGTCGAGGTAGAGTTTCTAGCCAAGGAGCAACAGTGA
- a CDS encoding heavy metal translocating P-type ATPase, producing MAKTRAVTLTIEGMKCAGCVASVERLLKQCEGVEAATVNLLLERATVFTQADGDKIIPCLLQRLQQGGYSAQVQGETDLPALGQPPIETPSHRDIWVSLALITVALVGHLGHHHPILSNDYFHGLLATLALAVPGRPLLVDGAKMLGRGTPNMNSLVGIGIVAAYLCSVVALFFPGTGWHCFFEEPVMLLGFILLGKALEARAKRRTTDSLRALLALQPPTARVVVGDQAFVIPLAQVSVGDRVRVLPGEKIPVDGVIVQGITTIDRSLVTGESLPVEQMVGAEVTGGTFNLTGAIEVEVTRVGADTTLAQIIRLVETAQASKAPIQKLADRVSGFFTYGVLVLAILTFAVWIAVGQEVFFALKLAIAVLVIACPCALGLATPTALMVGTGMGAERGILIKGGESLEAVENVNAIVFDKTGTLTIGKPQVAAVIPKNSNFPLLQWAASAEVGANHPIGHAILAQARACGVDLIPLKSCETVGGFGIRAETEDGHIIYLGNQAWLTQQGIEIAAFWRKQALQWAEEGKTTIFVALDREFVGLVAISDPLKPEAKRVVADMQSLGLQVWLLSGDRQETAQAIGRELGIGRQQVMGDVKPADKAAAIKTLQGRGYKVAMVGDGSNDAPALATADVGIAIGSGTDVALETADIVLLPQNLQVLTTAIELSRATFAKIRQNLFWAFFYNCLGIPLAAGAFYPSFGILLTPTIAGMAMAFSSVSVVINSLSLRWWWR from the coding sequence ATGGCTAAGACAAGGGCAGTGACCTTGACAATTGAGGGGATGAAGTGTGCCGGCTGTGTTGCCAGTGTAGAAAGGTTGCTCAAACAATGCGAAGGGGTAGAGGCGGCAACTGTTAATCTCCTACTGGAACGGGCAACAGTGTTTACCCAGGCGGACGGGGATAAAATCATTCCCTGCTTATTACAACGTCTGCAGCAAGGGGGGTACAGTGCCCAGGTACAAGGGGAAACTGACCTGCCTGCCCTTGGGCAACCACCGATCGAGACCCCCTCTCACCGTGACATCTGGGTATCCCTGGCATTGATTACAGTAGCCCTAGTTGGGCATCTGGGACATCACCATCCCATTTTGAGTAATGATTACTTCCATGGCTTACTGGCAACACTAGCTCTAGCTGTACCAGGACGACCCCTACTAGTCGATGGGGCGAAGATGTTAGGGCGCGGTACTCCCAATATGAACTCTCTGGTAGGCATCGGCATTGTGGCAGCGTATTTGTGCAGTGTAGTAGCGCTCTTTTTCCCAGGGACGGGCTGGCATTGCTTTTTTGAAGAGCCAGTAATGTTGTTGGGGTTCATTCTCCTGGGCAAAGCCCTAGAAGCCAGAGCTAAACGCAGAACAACCGATTCCCTCCGTGCTCTTCTTGCCCTACAGCCCCCTACTGCCCGCGTAGTTGTGGGGGACCAGGCATTTGTCATTCCCTTGGCCCAGGTGAGTGTCGGGGACAGGGTGAGAGTCCTACCAGGGGAGAAAATTCCCGTCGATGGTGTGATTGTGCAGGGGATAACTACTATCGATCGTTCCCTCGTTACAGGGGAATCTCTGCCTGTGGAGCAAATGGTAGGGGCGGAAGTAACAGGGGGCACCTTCAATCTGACGGGGGCAATTGAAGTAGAAGTAACCAGAGTAGGAGCCGATACTACCCTGGCACAGATTATCCGTTTAGTGGAAACTGCTCAAGCTAGCAAAGCTCCCATTCAAAAATTAGCCGATCGGGTCTCCGGCTTTTTTACCTATGGTGTGCTGGTTTTAGCAATTCTTACTTTCGCGGTGTGGATAGCTGTGGGACAAGAGGTCTTTTTTGCTCTCAAGCTAGCGATTGCGGTGTTAGTTATTGCCTGCCCTTGTGCCCTAGGATTAGCCACCCCCACGGCTTTGATGGTGGGTACAGGCATGGGTGCAGAGCGTGGTATTCTCATCAAGGGGGGAGAGAGCCTGGAAGCAGTGGAAAATGTCAACGCGATCGTGTTTGACAAGACGGGTACACTGACGATCGGTAAGCCCCAGGTAGCCGCTGTTATTCCTAAGAATAGTAATTTTCCTTTGTTACAATGGGCAGCCAGTGCGGAAGTGGGGGCAAATCACCCGATTGGTCATGCCATCCTTGCCCAAGCCAGAGCCTGCGGCGTTGATCTCATACCCCTCAAAAGCTGTGAGACAGTAGGGGGATTTGGTATCAGAGCGGAGACAGAGGACGGTCATATAATTTATTTGGGCAACCAAGCATGGCTGACGCAGCAGGGCATCGAAATTGCAGCTTTCTGGCGCAAACAAGCTCTCCAGTGGGCAGAGGAAGGAAAAACTACTATCTTTGTTGCCCTAGATCGGGAATTTGTTGGTTTAGTCGCCATCTCCGATCCCCTCAAACCAGAGGCAAAACGAGTAGTGGCAGATATGCAGAGCCTGGGGTTACAAGTGTGGTTACTAAGCGGCGATCGACAGGAAACAGCCCAGGCGATCGGGCGTGAACTAGGGATTGGGCGACAGCAGGTAATGGGAGATGTCAAACCTGCCGACAAAGCGGCAGCTATTAAAACCCTGCAGGGTCGAGGGTACAAAGTGGCAATGGTAGGCGACGGGAGCAATGATGCCCCAGCCCTAGCAACAGCTGATGTGGGTATTGCAATCGGGTCGGGGACTGATGTGGCACTGGAAACTGCGGATATAGTCCTGCTGCCCCAAAACTTGCAAGTGCTCACCACAGCGATCGAGTTAAGTCGGGCAACTTTTGCTAAGATTCGGCAAAATTTATTTTGGGCATTCTTCTACAATTGTTTGGGTATTCCTCTAGCAGCAGGTGCATTTTATCCTTCTTTTGGTATATTGCTTACACCCACAATTGCAGGGATGGCAATGGCTTTTAGTTCCGTCAGTGTGGTCATCAATTCCCTATCCTTGCGCTGGTGGTGGCGATAA